Proteins from a genomic interval of Acidobacteriota bacterium:
- a CDS encoding biotin--[acetyl-CoA-carboxylase] ligase → MDDFTLLSTTPYVFDRLRGDIRVYDSLPSTNTLLKQLAGSGGQEGLCVIADEQTAGRGRHQRQWISTRGEGLYLSVLLRPQIALDRLPLISFLGAVAMARAVSKVTKPVRAVNVDIKWPNDLLINGKKVCGVLVESGLVGDKVAYVILGVGLNLYHQTFPNGLLYPATSLLLETGERLARINVVSEFLRAMDKSYQAFEQNPSSIVEEWASLSSFVHGKWVRISLGDRTIEGVTRGVRADGALRVELKDGTVHEVLSGDVTSAHSTDH, encoded by the coding sequence ATGGATGATTTCACACTTCTTTCCACCACACCCTACGTTTTTGACCGACTTCGCGGAGATATCCGCGTCTATGACAGCCTTCCTTCAACCAATACTTTGCTCAAGCAACTGGCTGGAAGCGGTGGCCAGGAAGGGCTCTGTGTCATTGCCGATGAGCAGACCGCAGGGCGCGGGCGACATCAGCGCCAGTGGATTTCGACCCGTGGGGAAGGGCTCTATCTCTCGGTGTTGCTCCGTCCCCAAATTGCACTGGATCGGCTGCCGCTGATTTCTTTCCTGGGTGCGGTGGCAATGGCACGGGCGGTGAGCAAAGTCACAAAGCCTGTCCGAGCCGTCAATGTTGACATCAAATGGCCAAATGACTTGCTGATCAACGGGAAAAAAGTCTGTGGCGTACTGGTCGAATCCGGCCTGGTTGGTGATAAAGTGGCCTATGTCATTTTGGGAGTTGGGTTAAACCTCTATCATCAGACCTTTCCGAATGGGCTGTTATATCCAGCCACATCGCTGCTCCTCGAAACCGGTGAACGACTGGCTCGAATCAATGTGGTGAGCGAGTTTTTGCGCGCCATGGATAAAAGCTACCAGGCATTTGAACAAAATCCCTCATCAATTGTCGAGGAGTGGGCTTCGCTTTCAAGCTTTGTCCATGGCAAGTGGGTGCGGATCAGCCTTGGAGATCGAACGATTGAAGGCGTGACGCGTGGGGTTCGAGCCGACGGCGCACTCCGGGTGGAACTCAAAGATGGAACCGTGCACGAGGTCCTCAGCGGCGACGTCACCAGTGCCCACAGCACTGACCACTGA
- a CDS encoding NYN domain-containing protein: MAHENGRPSRPTSSHRGKVAIFIDGNNLFHAARSVGVEIDYAKLLDILRGDDTLLRAFFYTGVDQQAERQQGFLLWMRRNGYRVVEKELKTFADGTKKANLDVEIAVDMLSLADKYDTAILVSGDEDFAYAVNAVAYKGVRVEIAGFRGNTSPRLIDVADRFIELDLLVHEIAKTDRYNTGNLHRRYPPEWAGERSGSGALRQDWNGTERTPSGSLGQPRQEWPSDRQMPEAPPTAPLEPHDVS; encoded by the coding sequence ATGGCGCACGAAAATGGTCGTCCAAGCCGTCCTACCTCTTCCCATCGAGGTAAGGTCGCTATTTTTATTGATGGGAACAACCTCTTTCACGCTGCACGATCCGTTGGAGTTGAAATCGATTATGCCAAACTGCTGGATATACTTCGGGGGGATGATACGCTACTCCGGGCCTTTTTTTATACCGGCGTAGATCAGCAGGCAGAGCGGCAACAAGGATTTTTGCTTTGGATGCGTCGCAATGGGTATCGGGTCGTTGAAAAAGAATTAAAAACATTCGCTGATGGTACCAAGAAAGCCAACCTCGATGTTGAAATCGCGGTGGATATGCTTTCACTGGCTGATAAATATGACACCGCGATTTTGGTCAGCGGAGATGAGGATTTTGCCTACGCAGTCAATGCCGTTGCCTACAAAGGCGTCCGGGTTGAGATTGCCGGATTTCGAGGCAATACCTCTCCACGCTTGATTGACGTGGCGGATCGGTTTATCGAACTTGACTTACTGGTCCATGAAATTGCCAAAACCGACCGGTACAACACCGGAAACCTCCATCGTCGCTATCCGCCTGAATGGGCTGGTGAGCGATCTGGTTCGGGGGCCTTACGCCAGGACTGGAATGGAACTGAGCGTACCCCGAGTGGATCACTGGGGCAGCCACGCCAGGAGTGGCCTTCAGACCGGCAGATGCCCGAAGCTCCGCCAACGGCACCGCTGGAACCCCACGATGTTTCATAA
- a CDS encoding VWA domain-containing protein produces the protein MSAPSGLAQSGRKPESPPSSNTLPFPNANPSQDDVISRVRTNEIVLPVTVRNDYGRLSTDLSARDFIIVEDGTRQEITSFNTQRVPLKVVLLLDVSGSVFSEMEAIRKASIEFVRQLSPDDEVAVIQFGKSVELLQNWTSDRAKIERAINWEYRATQANFTETHLWDGMFLAADELLPKVEGRRTILLLTDCDDNGSRVTDAQALGAVVRSNSSLYVISKARAIAEDIKQKYGGKRGAIAGTRSQANALYNRFIEDEARMSQLSERSGGKLFNAMKSEDLTTAYRQVCEELQSQYVLTYISSNETPKSTFRKISVIVTRPGMKASWREGYYLGRD, from the coding sequence TTGTCGGCTCCTTCGGGTCTGGCACAGAGCGGACGCAAACCCGAATCCCCGCCATCTTCCAACACCCTCCCCTTCCCCAACGCCAATCCTTCGCAAGATGACGTCATCAGCCGGGTTCGAACCAACGAAATCGTGCTCCCGGTGACGGTCCGCAACGATTATGGTCGGCTTTCAACTGATTTGAGTGCCCGAGATTTCATCATCGTCGAAGACGGCACCCGCCAGGAAATCACCAGTTTCAATACCCAGCGTGTTCCGCTCAAAGTCGTGCTTCTGCTCGATGTTTCAGGCAGCGTCTTTTCGGAAATGGAGGCCATTCGCAAGGCTTCGATTGAGTTTGTGCGCCAGCTTTCACCCGACGATGAAGTCGCCGTGATTCAATTTGGAAAATCGGTTGAGCTACTCCAGAACTGGACATCAGACCGGGCCAAAATCGAACGCGCCATCAACTGGGAGTATCGAGCGACCCAGGCAAATTTCACCGAAACCCATCTCTGGGATGGCATGTTTCTGGCGGCAGATGAACTGCTTCCGAAAGTTGAAGGCCGTCGCACGATCTTGCTGCTCACCGATTGTGACGATAATGGCAGTCGGGTCACGGATGCTCAGGCGCTCGGCGCCGTCGTGCGCTCAAACTCCAGCCTCTATGTCATCAGTAAAGCCCGTGCAATTGCTGAAGATATCAAACAGAAATATGGTGGGAAACGCGGGGCGATTGCTGGAACCCGAAGTCAGGCCAATGCCCTGTACAATCGCTTTATCGAAGACGAAGCCCGTATGTCCCAGCTTTCCGAGCGATCTGGCGGCAAATTGTTTAATGCCATGAAAAGCGAAGACCTGACGACCGCTTATCGTCAGGTCTGTGAAGAACTTCAAAGCCAGTATGTTTTGACCTACATTTCAAGCAATGAAACCCCAAAGTCAACCTTTCGCAAAATCTCCGTCATTGTGACGCGTCCTGGGATGAAAGCCAGTTGGCGCGAGGGCTACTATTTGGGAAGGGATTAG
- a CDS encoding YggU family protein: MLPYLEKPEGITFEVKVQPNAPRTRILGQHDTALKLALAAPPVDGKANAECIRFLAKFFDLSRSQVDILTGETTRNKVILLRGLSAQAFEAKLKQIEL, encoded by the coding sequence ATGCTTCCATATCTGGAAAAACCTGAGGGGATTACCTTTGAAGTCAAAGTCCAGCCCAACGCCCCGCGTACCCGCATTCTGGGTCAGCATGACACGGCGCTGAAACTGGCACTGGCGGCACCGCCGGTGGATGGGAAAGCCAACGCCGAATGTATCCGGTTTTTGGCAAAATTTTTTGACCTTTCCCGGAGTCAAGTGGACATCCTGACTGGCGAAACCACACGCAACAAAGTTATTCTGTTACGTGGCCTTTCAGCCCAGGCTTTTGAAGCCAAACTGAAGCAAATTGAACTGTAA
- a CDS encoding radical SAM protein, with protein MNYMTKEMLKRYGRMALGQIFPPIFLNILVTSVCDMRCVHCFFTEELDDKDRKKLQMKTNNIVRISETLGGNLGVLVIAGGEPFTRIDLPQIARAFYENNKLESIYLMSNGQIQKRILPDVERIRKECPNLNVTVALGIDGLETEHDKIRQKPGSWAKAIDTAFKLKELKKEYGGIDIQTCTCLMNSNQDRIFEWYDFLKHELKPDKINVNYIRPPSARPEELNIDLNRYQKLSKQILDDSCSASLKNIYTGDSGFFKAAIDIYMHELIAKTQVENKAQLRCWAGTAGGVIYDEGTVSSCENLPAIGNLRDFDWDFGALWASQAMADRRKHVKNGCYCTHESNCYYPSLAFNPGHLVKIKRLERNIRDSFREAEAREKATGQVAVESR; from the coding sequence ATGAACTACATGACCAAAGAAATGCTCAAACGCTATGGACGTATGGCGTTGGGGCAGATTTTCCCGCCGATCTTTCTCAATATTCTCGTGACCTCGGTGTGTGATATGCGGTGTGTGCACTGCTTTTTCACCGAAGAACTCGATGACAAAGACCGCAAAAAGCTCCAGATGAAAACCAACAACATCGTTCGCATCAGCGAAACGCTGGGCGGAAATCTGGGCGTGCTGGTGATTGCCGGCGGTGAACCGTTTACCCGTATTGACCTGCCACAGATTGCACGTGCCTTTTATGAAAACAACAAGCTAGAATCCATCTACCTGATGTCGAATGGTCAGATCCAAAAGCGGATTCTGCCGGATGTCGAACGCATCCGGAAGGAATGCCCGAATCTGAATGTGACCGTGGCGCTTGGAATTGATGGGCTGGAAACTGAGCACGACAAAATCCGTCAAAAGCCGGGAAGCTGGGCGAAGGCCATCGACACGGCCTTTAAACTCAAAGAACTCAAAAAAGAATATGGCGGCATTGATATTCAAACCTGCACCTGTTTGATGAATTCAAACCAGGATCGCATTTTTGAATGGTATGACTTCCTCAAACATGAACTGAAGCCAGACAAAATCAACGTCAACTATATTCGGCCCCCCTCAGCCCGCCCGGAAGAACTCAACATTGATCTGAATCGGTACCAGAAACTCTCCAAGCAGATTCTGGATGATTCGTGCAGCGCCTCGTTGAAAAATATCTACACCGGCGATTCGGGCTTCTTCAAAGCGGCGATTGATATCTACATGCACGAACTGATCGCCAAAACACAGGTTGAGAACAAAGCCCAACTGCGGTGCTGGGCTGGAACGGCTGGCGGTGTGATCTATGATGAAGGCACGGTTTCAAGCTGCGAAAACCTGCCCGCTATCGGCAACCTCCGCGATTTTGACTGGGATTTTGGCGCGCTGTGGGCATCACAGGCCATGGCTGACCGACGCAAACACGTCAAAAACGGCTGCTACTGCACCCACGAAAGCAATTGCTATTACCCATCGCTGGCCTTCAATCCGGGCCATCTCGTGAAGATCAAGCGACTTGAACGCAATATCCGCGATTCATTCCGCGAAGCTGAAGCCCGCGAAAAAGCCACAGGTCAGGTTGCGGTTGAAAGTCGTTAA
- the nadC gene encoding carboxylating nicotinate-nucleotide diphosphorylase produces the protein MRLDYNLIQHLVASFLEEDLGRGDVTTSTVVPAEADARGRFLAKQSLVLAGLEVAECVFQWLDPELQLEAFYFDGDTIPAGTEVARIAGPAHILLAGERVALNLLQRMSGIATLTRTYVKAVEGTSASICDTRKTAPGLRVFDKYAVRIGGGRNHRFGLDDGVLIKDNHIALAGGVTTAINRARQTASHLLKIEIEAANLNQVREAVEAAADVILLDNMTPEQIREAVDYIRANEPAGRKTLVEASGSITLETVRSYAEAGADLISVGALTHSVPAADISLKMTLS, from the coding sequence ATGCGACTTGATTACAACCTTATTCAGCACTTAGTAGCCTCATTTCTTGAAGAAGACCTGGGGCGGGGCGATGTCACCACCAGCACTGTTGTTCCCGCCGAAGCCGATGCCCGAGGCCGATTTTTGGCGAAACAGTCACTTGTCCTGGCGGGACTCGAAGTCGCCGAATGCGTTTTCCAATGGCTCGATCCCGAACTTCAGCTTGAAGCCTTTTATTTTGATGGGGATACCATTCCAGCCGGAACCGAAGTGGCCCGGATTGCCGGCCCCGCTCATATTCTGCTGGCTGGCGAACGAGTGGCGTTAAACCTGCTCCAGCGGATGTCAGGGATTGCCACACTGACCCGAACCTATGTCAAAGCCGTCGAGGGCACCTCGGCCAGCATCTGTGATACCCGCAAAACGGCGCCAGGTCTTCGAGTCTTTGACAAATATGCGGTTCGAATCGGCGGCGGTCGTAATCATCGCTTTGGTCTGGACGATGGTGTGTTGATCAAAGATAATCATATTGCTCTCGCCGGTGGAGTGACCACGGCCATCAATCGAGCCCGTCAAACTGCCTCTCACCTGCTCAAAATCGAGATCGAAGCCGCCAACCTGAACCAGGTCCGTGAAGCTGTCGAAGCGGCAGCGGATGTCATTTTGCTGGACAATATGACTCCGGAGCAGATTCGGGAAGCAGTTGACTACATTCGCGCCAATGAACCCGCCGGGCGCAAAACACTGGTCGAGGCATCGGGTTCAATCACGTTAGAGACGGTCCGATCTTATGCCGAGGCCGGCGCCGATTTGATTTCAGTGGGAGCTTTAACCCATTCTGTTCCCGCGGCTGACATTAGCCTGAAAATGACACTTTCCTAA